In Nicotiana tabacum cultivar K326 chromosome 17, ASM71507v2, whole genome shotgun sequence, one DNA window encodes the following:
- the LOC142171884 gene encoding uncharacterized protein LOC142171884, which yields MNGEIKVANKNIKRILQKTVDNNRQWNEKLPFTLLGYQTAMRTSTGAMPYMLVYGTEAVIPAEVEIPFLRVIHEAKLDDAEWIRVRQEQLMLIDEKIIDVVYHGQLYQNRMAISFNKRVKSLQFTPGKLVLKKLFPIKKKPKKSLHQNRKVLTWFTELFGGALILEEMDGRVNRSLSTQTQSKNIMPKDK from the coding sequence ATGAATGGGGAAATCAAGGTAGCTAACAAGAATATCAAAAGGATTCTGCAAAAGACAGTGGACAATAACAGACAATGGAATGAGAAGCTACCCTTCACTTTATTAGGTTATCAGACTGCCATGAGAACATCCACTGGGGCAATGCCATACATGTTGGTATACGGTACTGAAGCGGTGATACCTGCAGAGGTCGAGATACCGTTTTTAAGAGTCATTCATGAGGCAAAATTGGACGACGCAGAGTGGATACGGGTCAGGCAGGAACAACTCATGCTCATTGATGAGAAAATAATAGATGTAGTGTACCATGGACAGCTATATCAGAACAGGATGGCCATTTCATTTAACAAAAGAGTGAAGTCTCTCCAATTCACACCGGGGAAGTTGGTTCTGAAGAAACTCTTTCCCATAAAGAAGAAGCCAAAGAAAAGTTTGCACCAAAATAGAAAGGTCCTTACGTGGTTCACCGAACTGTTTGGTGGAGCTCTAATCCTggaagaaatggatggaagaGTCAACAgaagcctatcaactcagacgcaatcAAAAAATATTATGCCTAAAGACAAATAG